One region of Vigna angularis cultivar LongXiaoDou No.4 chromosome 10, ASM1680809v1, whole genome shotgun sequence genomic DNA includes:
- the LOC108320039 gene encoding protein JINGUBANG: MGLLRHPMCCHSHKQQQQQQRSYDHFHSESSTSSSLHSQPSLPSVPSLSFLTPQQLHQPQQQPQTTVKIHSSPISSLALHGKLLYSAASSGEVKTCSRDPFTLQSDTSTSTNTNTNVVVVATTNAPIKSLIVYQDTLFTAHQDHKIRVWKADQPTKCIATLPTLHDRFSKLFSSKNYVKVRRHKKRTWVHHVDAVSTLALSHDGSLLYSASWDRTFKIWGTSDFKCLESVQNAHEDAINSLVLSNDGAVYTGSADTKIKMWKKRKGEKKHSLVGTLEKHKSAVNALALSADGSVLYSGACDRSILVWESDDNNMAVVGALRGHTKAILCLVVMADLVCSGSADNSVRVWRKETGKGYSCLAVLEGHRRPVKCLAVAVDSNTGGPDQNHRSYLVYSAGLDCDIKVWQIRVPLLSL, encoded by the coding sequence ATGGGACTTCTTCGACATCCCATGTGTTGCCACTCACATaaacagcagcaacaacaacaaagatCCTATGATCATTTCCATTCAGAATCATCAACCTCTTCTTCTCTCCATTCACAGCCAAGTCTTCCTTCAGTCCCTTCACTAAGTTTCCTCACCCCACAACAACTGCACCAACCCCAACAACAACCTCAAACCACCGTCAAAATCCACTCCTCCCCAATCTCCTCCCTCGCCCTCCACGGCAAACTCCTCTACAGCGCCGCCTCCAGCGGGGAGGTCAAAACATGCAGCAGAGACCCTTTCACCCTCCAATCCGACACCAGCACCAGcaccaacaccaacaccaacgTTGTTGTAGTTGCAACCACCAACGCGCCCATCAAGTCTCTCATCGTATACCAGGACACGCTCTTCACCGCACATCAAGATCACAAAATCCGAGTCTGGAAAGCCGACCAACCCACCAAGTGCATCGCCACGCTTCCCACGCTCCACGACCGTTTCTCCAAGCTATTCTCCTCCAAGAACTACGTTAAGGTGCGCCGCCACAAGAAGCGCACGTGGGTGCATCACGTGGACGCCGTGTCCACCCTCGCGCTCTCCCACGACGGCTCCCTGCTGTACTCCGCTTCCTGGGACAGGACGTTCAAAATCTGGGGAACCTCGGACTTCAAATGTTTGGAGTCCGTACAAAACGCGCACGAGGACGCGATTAACTCCTTGGTTTTGTCGAATGACGGCGCCGTCTACACGGGCTCCGCCGACACAAAGATAAAGATGTGGAAGAAGCGTAAGGGTGAGAAAAAGCATTCGCTTGTGGGAACGTTAGAGAAGCACAAATCCGCAGTTAACGCTCTGGCTCTTAGCGCAGATGGGTCGGTGCTGTATTCTGGCGCGTGTGACAGATCAATTTTAGTGTGGGAAAGTGATGATAATAATATGGCGGTGGTGGGGGCTTTAAGGGGACACACGAAGGCGATACTGTGTTTGGTGGTGATGGCGGATTTGGTGTGTAGTGGATCAGCTGATAACAGTGTTAGGGTATGGAGGAAAGAGACTGGGAAGGGTTATTCTTGTTTGGCGGTGTTGGAAGGTCATCGACGACCCGTGAAGTGTTTGGCTGTGGCTGTTGACTCCAACACTGGTGGTCCTGATCAGAATCATAGGTCTTATCTGGTTTACAGCGCAGGTTTGGACTGTGACATTAAAGTGTGGCAAATACGCGTTCCTTTGTTGTCACTCTGA